The following coding sequences are from one Trypanosoma brucei gambiense DAL972 chromosome 2, complete sequence window:
- a CDS encoding proteasome regulatory non-ATPase subunit 6 — protein MEKDLDSLWDTAEDFIADGRRTEARGVLEDIVSTDVTADDAIGLRAKERAIYRLAEILSVEKQTDMLVQLLSAIRSFFALLPKAKATRMVRKMFDLILNSGASLDRQMEVCRDMIAWARQEKRTFLRQRLQHRLAEVQFARNERQEALTTLQALLREVRRLDDRALLLDIHLLESHIYYSIRNISRARAALVAARTNANSIYCPPLAQAEIDLQSGVLHAEEHDAKTAFSYLYEAFEGFHQLGDQARQARKALHYMILAKIATNSPDELSALLSSKNVLEYKGADMVALHGVADAYNSQDTHLFNRIMQENKNAPFLEDEVLQRQLSEMYKSLLEGHLLKLLEPYSRVQISYLAELLKLDVETVESQVSQLILDKKLAGIVDQQHQCVVVFDEQDAKREKAKQKGDGTSDGSHGVSHSSAYHSGGTGTSGSGDVTSATTLYQDALDALEKYDKLVTALFDKANGKFDALVEENLAKRTAAKQVDAKGKKAKDEAGSGAEKGDGKKPKSEPKKE, from the coding sequence ATGGAAAAGGATTTGGACTCACTTTGGGACACAGCAGAGGACTTTATTGCGGACGGACGGCGGACGGAAGCACGGGGAGTGCTTGAAGACATTGTCTCGACGGATGTCACGGCGGATGACGCAATTGGTCTCCGAGCAAAGGAGCGCGCGATTTATCGCCTGGCGGAGATTCTTAGCGTGGAGAAGCAAACTGACATGCTTGTGCAACTCTTGTCTGCCATTCGGTCTTTCTTTGCTCTGCTTCCCAAGGCGAAGGCAACTCGCATGGTGCGCAAGATGTTCGATCTAATTCTCAACAGTGGAGCGTCACTCGACCGGCAGATGGAAGTGTGCCGCGACATGATCGCGTGGGCCCGTCAGGAGAAACGTACTTTTCTCCGGCAGCGGCTCCAGCACCGtcttgcagaagtgcaaTTTGCGCGCAATGAACGGCAGGAGGCTCTCACGACGCTTCAGGCGCTGCTGCGAGAGGTCCGTCGTCTTGATGACAGAGCTCTTCTGCTTGATATTCACCTACTAGAGAGTCACATCTACTATTCCATTCGCAATATTTCACGTGCTCGTGCAGCCCTTGTGGCGGCACGAACTAATGCGAACAGCATATATTGCCCGCCGCTGGCTCAAGCGGAAATTGACCTGCAAAGTGGCGTCCTGCATGCCGAAGAGCATGACGCGAAGACGGCTTTTTCTTACTTGTATGAGGCTTTCGAGGGCTTCCACCAGTTAGGTGACCAAGCGCGGCAAGCACGTAAAGCACTACATTATATGATTCTCGCTAAGATTGCCACCAATAGCCCGGATGAGCTTTCTGCGCTGCTGAGCTCAAAGAATGTGCTGGAATACAAAGGAGCTGATATGGTCGCTCTCCATGGCGTCGCGGATGCATACAACAGCCAGGACACACACCTATTCAATCGCATCATGCAAGAGAATAAGAACGCGCCATTTCTTGAGGACGAAGTGCTTCAGCGTCAGCTCTCTGAGATGTATAAGAGTCTGCTTGAGGGACACCTGCTGAAGCTGTTGGAGCCGTACAGCCGAGTGCAGATATCATATCTTGCGGAGCTTCTGAAGCTTGATGTGGAAACCGTGGAGTCACAGGTGTCCCAGCTCATCCTTGACAAGAAGCTGGCAGGGATCGTGGACCAGCAGCATCAGTGCGTGGTAGTTTTCGATGAACAAGACGCGAAGCGAGAAAAAGCCAAGCAGAAGGGAGATGGCACTTCTGATGGGTCTCACGGTGTTTCCCACAGCAGCGCATACCATAGTGGTGGCACCGGAACCAGCGGAAGTGGAGATGTCACATCCGCCACGACTCTTTATCAGGATGCGCTGGATGCACTGGAAAAGTACGATAAGTTGGTAACGGCGTTGTTCGACAAGGCAAATGGTAAGTTCGACGCGCTTGTGGAAGAGAACTTGGCAAAGCGCACTGCTGCCAAACAGGTGGATGCGAAGGGTAAGAAAGCGAAAGATGAGGCAGGGAGCGGAGCGGAGAAGGGTGACGGGAAAAAACCGAAAAGTGAGCCAAAGAAGGAATAA
- a CDS encoding ribosomal RNA methyltransferase, putative, with protein MGRASKDKRDIYYRKAKEEGYRARSAYKLLQLHEEFGILRREEIRTGVVDLCAAPGSWSQVLSNHLCGSQPGSAAEACEGDEAINSEASQRPRIVAVDLQEMMPIDGVQLLQGDITSEWTAREIIRLLNGDSSSVPECSDATALSTAGAINDFNSGRGNNVSEEGKSSQQRSDCGVGLMNERNNASECVDGDNNNNNGNNNDDRNGGDAGAPTRPVAGRKADLVVCDGAPDVTGMHELDEYLQHHLLLAALNITTFVLRRGGTFVTKMFRGPNTPFLVAKAEVFFRQVTIAKPKSSRNASMEAFMVCQNYDPPASYQPSFERPLTQTTSCFTPAAPALHLAAVDAQRMSSDNVNNGELHHSGVTDIVDEAYAVESVIVPFLACGDLTGYDADMCYDRGESDVVLPPVQPPLQAPYIATSEAVKERTKRQRVG; from the coding sequence ATGGGTCGTGCTTCAAAGGACAAGCGGGACATCTACTATCGCAAAGCGAAAGAAGAAGGTTACCGAGCGCGTAGCGCGTACAAGTTGCTGCAACTGCATGAAGAATTTGGGATTCTTCGGCGTGAGGAAATACGTACTGGTGTTGTGGATCTGTGTGCAGCCCCAGGAAGCTGGTCACAAGTGCTTTCCAACCATCTGTGTGGCAGTCAACCGGGAAGTGCAGCAGAAGCGTGTGAAGGAGACGAAGCCATAAACTCTGAAGCATCCCAGCGCCCTCGCATCGTTGCGGTGGACCTGCAGGAGATGATGCCAATAGACGGCGTCCAGCTGTTGCAAGGCGATATCACGAGTGAGTGGACGGCGCGCGAAATCATTCGGTTGCTTAACGGTGATTCCTCTTCTGTTCCCGAATGCTCAGACGCCACGGCACTCTCGACAGCAGGCGCAATTAATGATTTTAATAGCGGTCGCGGCAATAACGTCAgcgaggagggaaagagtaGTCAGCAGAGGTCGGATTGCGGTGTAGGGCTCATGAATGAACGTAATAATGCTTCTGAATGTGTGGATGgtgacaacaataacaataatggtaataataacgacGATAGGAACGGTGGGGATGCGGGCGCTCCGACGCGACCCGTCGCCGGGCGAAAGGCGGATTTGGTGGTGTGCGACGGCGCTCCCGATGTTACCGGTATGCACGAGCTTGACGAGTATCTTCAGCACCATCTGCTGCTCGCCGCACTTAACATCACGACATTTGTGCTCCGGCGCGGCGGTACGTTTGTGACAAAGATGTTTCGCGGCCCCAACACGCCGTTTCTTGTCGCCAAAGCAGAAGTTTTTTTCCGTCAAGTGACCATCGCGAAACCAAAGTCATCGCGCAACGCCTCGATGGAGGCTTTTATGGTGTGCCAAAACTACGACCCGCCTGCATCCTACCAGCCGTCATTCGAGCGGCCACTTACGCAGACAACGAGTTGCTTCACACCCGCTGCCCCAGCACTGCACTTAGCCGCTGTGGATGCGCAGCGCATGTCATCCGACAATGTTAACAATGGTGAATTGCATCATAGTGGTGTTACTGATATAGTTGATGAGGCATACGCAGTAGAATCTGTTATCGTACCTTTCCTGGCCTGTGGAGACTTGACTGGTTATGATGCTGATATGTGCTACGACCGTGGCGAGTCTGATGTTGTACTGCCGCCCGTTCAGCCACCTCTGCAGGCGCCATATATAGCAACATCTGAAGCGGTGAAGGAAAGGACAAAACGGCAGCGTGTCGGATAA
- a CDS encoding ubiquitin-conjugating enzyme e2, putative — translation MSGLSLAQSRLREERKAWRKERPFGFWAKPREIKSVQHQQPNNVLTALAKSSAAPQTHQGSGSSQTAGDNSGGLDLLEWEAGIPGKPGTPFEGGEFRLFLHFSEDYPTKPPKCVFNPVLFHPNVYPSGTVCLSILNEEKDWRPSITIKQILLAIQELLDNPNINDPAQEEPFRVYTRDRQEYEERVRQEVAKHHRKRV, via the coding sequence ATGTCCGGGCTATCTTTAGCTCAGTCACGCCTACGAGAGGAGCGCAAAGCATGGCGTAAGGAGCGACCTTTTGGCTTTTGGGCGAAACCGCGGGAAATCAAAAGTGTGCAGCATCAACAACCGAATAATGTCCTTACTGCGCTGGCCAAGTCATCAGCGGCCCCCCAAACGCATCAGGGGAGTGGCAGTAGCCAGACTGCTGGCGACAACTCTGGTGGCTTGGACTTGCTTGAGTGGGAAGCAGGAATACCGGGGAAGCCAGGCACTCCGTTTGAAGGTGGTGAGTTCCGTCTCTTTCTCCACTTTTCAGAGGATTACCCGACAAAGCCGCCTAAATGTGTGTTTAACCCGGTACTTTTTCACCCCAACGTCTACCCGAGTGGAACGGTATGTCTTTCCATTCTCAACGAGGAGAAGGACTGGCGGCCGAGTATTACAATTAAGCAAATACTACTGGCGATACAGGAGCTCCTGGACAACCCAAACATCAACGACCCCGCTCAGGAAGAGCCATTTCGTGTGTACACGCGTGATCGTCAAGAGTATGAAGAACGCGTGCGGCAGGAGGTGGCGAAGCACCACCGGAAGCGGGTATAA
- a CDS encoding RNA-editing complex protein MP81, which translates to MRRLTRRSDRLCGKGNGGSCLQMSPTHVGAVVTWSLNRLMPLHTRTIPLRCSLPTPESGTTEPRELCFYETFELTGEDVHYLLLHEAHVKHGVLLNVPPQLAPNGTPPEVPEVIMPAAQLERMGGMKLAYEPTHLPPPLHTTGARQLVLDESFYTTPTKEKKATTTAVSHVSESTAASGGRGGASATAAGTALPPRLPPDPTMKFHCSACGKAFRLKFSADHHVKLNHGSDPKAAVVDGPGEGELLGGAVTITTAKVAKHSSSAASGTASRAGDSATLDVKQQPDPQKELSASGISAVKIPYSKAVLSLPDDELVDELLIDVWDAVAAQRDDVPKSNSANIFLPFASVVTGTADRRKEMEAVARPTARATPEGAAPGIKRPGAMAGGAVAVGKGRSGGQILPIRELIKKYPNPFGDSPNAAVQDLENEPLNPFLPEEELAAQLQVACEEDTVVTPSACTTDVSTGSVIGKKGSLEKLKEKLRGTRPSMAASAAKRRFTCPICVEKQQTLQQQQSENVGSGFCTDIPSFRLLDALLDHVESVHGEELTEDQLRELYAKQRQSTLYPQKSSTGDGAGSRETPDDSEKKEGSVGNTSMDELKSLPEEVRRVVPPAPVEQDALAVHIRAGSNALMIGRIADVQHGFLGTMTVTQYVLEVDGDERINSKGVTTPASACTPDPASTKAVEAKGEEGEVVEPEKEFIVIRCMGDNFPASLLKDQVKLGSRVLVQGTLRMNRHVDDVSKRLHAYPFIQVVPPLGYVKVVG; encoded by the coding sequence ATGAGACGCCTCACCCGCCGCAGTGACCGTCTCTGCGGCAAGGGCAACGGCGGTTCATGCCTCCAAATGTCCCCAACACATGTGGGGGCGGTTGTCACGTGGTCGTTAAACCGTTTGATGCCGCTGCACACCCGCACAATTCCACTCCGGTGTTCGCTTCCGACACCTGAAAGTGGCACCactgagccacgcgagctcTGCTTTTACGAAACCTTCGAACTTACTGGGGAGGATGTACACTATTTATTGCTTCATGAAGCACATGTGAAGCATGGAGTACTTTTAAATGTTCCGCCACAGTTAGCACCAAATGGAACGCCTCCCGAGGTGCCGGAGGTGATTATGCCAGCAGCACAGTTGGAGCGCATGGGCGGGATGAAATTAGCTTACGAACCCACACATCTGCCGCCACCACTTCACACGACAGGTGCACGGCAGTTAGTTCTAGACGAAAGTTTCTACACGACACCAactaaggaaaagaaggctACAACCACCGCTGTTTCACACGTGAGTGAATCGACGGCGGCGTCGGGCGGAAGAGGCGGTGCAAGTGCCACGGCAGCTGGTACCGCTTTACCGCCTCGCTTGCCTCCGGACCCAACAATGAAGTTTCACTGCAGCGCCTGCGGCAAGGCCTTTCGCCTGAAGTTTTCTGCAGACCACCATGTGAAGTTAAACCATGGATCAGATCCAAAAGCGGCAGTGGTTGATGGTCCCGGAGAGGGCGAGCTTCTCGGGGGAGCAGTAACGATAACTACAGCAAAGGTAGCAAAGCATTCATCGTCTGCTGCAAGCGGAACTGCCTCACGGGCGGGTGATTCTGCAACTCTGGATGTAAAGCAACAACCGGATCCGCAAAAGGAGTTGTCTGCCTCTGGCATCAGCGCCGTGAAGATACCGTACAGTAAAGCTGTGCTCTCGCTCCCGGATGATGAGCTTGTGGACGAGCTTCTTATCGATGTGTGGGATGCGGTTGCGGCTCAACGTGATGATGTACCGAAGTCAAATAGTGCAAACATCTTCCTGCCGTTTGCCTCCGTTGTCACGGGCACTGCCGACAGACGCAAAGAGATGGAAGCGGTTGCTCGGCCCACCGCCCGGGCCACACCTGAGGGAGCCGCGCCAGGAATTAAAAGGCCCGGAGCGATGGCGGGCGGGGCCGTGGCGGTTGGAAAGGGCCGCAGTGGCGGACAGATATTACCCATCCGAGAACTGATAAAGAAATATCCAAATCCCTTCGGTGACTCCCCCAACGCGGCGGTGCAGGATCTGGAAAATGAGCCACTGAATCCGTTTTTGCCTGAAGAGGAGTTGGCTGCGCAGTTGCAGGTAGCGTGTGAGGAAGATACTGTTGTAACTCCCTCCGCATGCACCACAGATGTTTCCACTGGCTCCGTCATTGGAAAAAAGGGTTCCCTGGAGAAGCTAAAGGAAAAGCTTCGCGGCACGCGACCAAGTATGGCAGCTTCCGCAGCGAAACGGCGCTTCACATGCCCAATCTGCGTcgaaaagcaacaaacacttcaacaacagcaaagtgAAAATGTCGGCAGCGGTTTCTGCACGGATATTCCATCTTTTAGGCTACTTGATGCTCTTCTCGACCACGTGGAGTCGGTGCACGGAGAGGAGTTGACGGAGGATCAACTGCGCGAGCTATACGCCAAGCAAAGACAGTCTACACTTTATCCACAGAAGTCCTCTACCGGTGATGGAGCCGGGAGCCGCGAAACTCCTGATGAttcggaaaagaaagaaggtagCGTCGGCAATACCAGTATGGATGAGCTGAAATCTCTTCCAGAAGAAGTCAGGCGGGTCGTACCACCTGCCCCTGTCGAGCAAGACGCATTGGCAGTTCACATCCGCGCCGGGAGTAATGCGCTAATGATTGGTCGCATAGCGGATGTGCAACACGGTTTCCTTGGTACCATGACCGTTACGCAGTACGTCCTTGAGGTTGACGGTGATGAGAGAATAAATTCAAAGGGagtaaccacaccggcttcAGCGTGCACACCGGACCCGGCCTCCACAAAGGCAGTTGAAGCAAAGggtgaagaaggggaagtggTGGAACCGGAGAAGGAGTTTATTGTCATTCGATGTATGGGTGACAACTTCCCCGCCTCATTGTTGAAAGATCAGGTGAAACTCGGCAGCCGTGTGCTGGTGCAAGGCACGTTGCGTATGAATAGGCACGTTGACGACGTCTCAAAACGGTTGCATGCGTACCCCTTCATCCAGGTGGTTCCACCCCTCGGCTATGTGAAAGTTGTAGGGTAA
- a CDS encoding T. brucei spp.-specific protein, translated as MSSRYFAAAIVLIYLMGVTSADPPDEDDDAEETEDSGLVPETGPNTSDESAKRKDSVNSSLILMGPSIRYFAVVTRRTMDEITKAILEDLSRCFCKQFWIVRDAYGGPLNKQCDISLLEEQISFRKNLYAYGLYFGASMDWNTNAHRIRRRSSDNRHDPIKFPTKCMVSLAEVLHPITKRNDMLAFSSQAIFIGENLKNVPYKRLDPPCSIGQFCHESTISTIIMVGIGGFLICVVVFMKTKEDISFWIMTVTGKEEELPNEAVLQMGQSAARNTN; from the coding sequence ATGTCAAGTCGCTACTTCGCAGCGGCCATTGTTCTAATTTACCTCATGGGCGTGACTTCGGCTGACCCGCcggatgaagatgatgatgcgGAGGAAACCGAAGACTCGGGACTTGTACCGGAAACTGGACCGAATACCAGCGATGAAAGCgcaaagagaaaagacaGTGTTAATTCCTCACTTATACTTATGGGTCCCTCAATACGGTATTTTGCAGTGGTTACAAGACGCACCATGGATGAAATCACCAAAGCCATACTGGAGGATCTTTCAAGGTGCTTCTGCAAACAATTCTGGATCGTACGGGACGCGTATGGTGGTCCTCTCAACAAGCAATGCGATATCTCCTTGCTAGAGGAGCAAATAAGCTTTCGCAAAAACCTTTATGCATACGGTTTGTACTTTGGTGCGTCAATGGACTGGaacacaaacgcacacaGAATCCGAAGGCGAAGTTCTGACAATAGACACGACCCCATTAAGTTTCCCACTAAATGCATGGTATCACTTGCGGAAGTGCTCCATCCCATCACCAAAAGAAATGATATGCTTGCGTTTAGCTCGCAGGCTATATTTATTGGggaaaatttgaaaaatgTCCCGTATAAGAGGCTGGACCCTCCTTGCAGTATTGGTCAGTTCTGCCACGAAAGTACCATTTCAACCATTATCATGGTGGGCATCGGTGGCTTTCTAATATGTGTTGTGGTGTTCATGAAGACCAAAGAGGATATTTCCTTCTGGATTATGACTGTTacagggaaagaggaagagctGCCAAATGAAGCAGTGTTGCAGATGGGACAATCCGCAGCACGTAATACCAATTAA